A stretch of the Sulfurospirillum sp. UCH001 genome encodes the following:
- a CDS encoding OprD family outer membrane porin, protein MRFVKLSLAAVLVAGMTSSSFAADTLADAFKNGKVNGTLKAWYWDRTDEGNFGGGAYHNENILNLGIELGYVSDSFYGFRTGFTFQGSATPFAEENAKKLFNKEESGQGTVLSEAYLAYKIGKTDIKVGRQYITTPLISGNPTRFFRESFEGAAISNMDIPQTTVYANYVDKFQGRTGDVYNGNSVATWSYDAPKFIKQIIVAGAGPTAYEFDGAYSLGAINTSIPNLKLTAQYAQANDVHMKAAIGAYGLTIDKTDNIAFFYTEANYVLPVSNFKLNFDINYRGSRAGSELDAAHIDGNMLGLRAGFSELYGFGATIAYTTVSDDDDALLGLGNGPFCYTMLSIRGPLVFNSFAGMDTYRFGATYDFSKVGITGLTSELAYVTASQDAPSAATITTRAGYKADIEGYSAKLSYAVPYLKGLTTDVTYVTFEKEVTTSANVVTKLDTDELWFNVNYKF, encoded by the coding sequence AGATTTGTTAAACTTAGCTTGGCGGCAGTTTTAGTTGCAGGAATGACATCGAGTTCATTTGCTGCAGATACACTTGCAGATGCATTTAAAAATGGTAAAGTGAATGGAACGTTAAAAGCGTGGTATTGGGATAGAACGGATGAGGGAAACTTCGGAGGTGGCGCGTATCATAATGAAAACATCCTAAACTTGGGTATTGAATTAGGATATGTTTCAGATTCATTCTATGGTTTTAGAACAGGTTTTACATTCCAAGGAAGTGCGACTCCTTTTGCTGAAGAAAATGCGAAAAAACTTTTCAATAAAGAAGAATCAGGACAAGGCACGGTACTTTCAGAAGCGTACTTAGCGTATAAAATTGGCAAAACAGACATTAAAGTAGGTCGTCAATACATTACAACGCCTCTTATCTCTGGAAATCCTACACGTTTCTTTAGAGAGTCTTTTGAAGGTGCTGCAATTTCCAATATGGATATCCCTCAAACGACAGTTTATGCAAACTATGTTGATAAATTCCAAGGTAGAACGGGTGATGTTTACAATGGCAATTCTGTTGCAACATGGTCGTATGATGCACCAAAATTTATCAAACAAATTATCGTAGCAGGTGCAGGTCCAACTGCGTATGAATTTGATGGTGCTTACTCTTTAGGTGCGATTAATACCTCCATTCCAAATCTTAAGTTAACAGCACAATATGCACAAGCAAATGATGTTCATATGAAAGCTGCTATTGGTGCGTATGGACTTACTATAGATAAAACAGATAACATCGCATTTTTCTATACAGAGGCAAATTATGTTCTACCTGTAAGCAACTTCAAACTCAATTTTGATATCAATTATAGAGGCTCACGTGCAGGAAGTGAATTAGATGCAGCGCATATTGATGGTAATATGCTTGGGCTTCGTGCAGGTTTCTCTGAACTTTATGGATTTGGCGCAACGATTGCTTATACAACAGTCAGCGATGATGATGATGCACTGCTTGGACTTGGTAATGGACCATTCTGTTACACCATGCTTTCCATTCGTGGTCCTTTAGTATTTAATAGCTTTGCAGGAATGGATACCTATAGATTTGGTGCGACTTATGATTTCTCAAAAGTGGGTATTACTGGACTTACCTCTGAGTTGGCATATGTTACTGCTTCTCAAGATGCTCCATCAGCTGCTACGATTACGACAAGAGCAGGGTATAAAGCAGACATTGAGGGCTACTCAGCAAAACTTAGTTATGCGGTACCTTATCTTAAAGGCTTAACAACTGACGTGACATATGTTACATTTGAAAAAGAAGTTACGACGTCAGCAAATGTTGTAACCAAACTCGATACAGATGAGTTATGGTTTAACGTTAACTATAAATTCTAA
- a CDS encoding response regulator transcription factor: protein MVILYSSHPEVIQSWQSALKSEEIHICHHEKALLSLLQTVTSNVVLLLEERHYDDDGMEGFLDLLQTEYPYVKTMVFSHKPNYTQGSIFLKFGIKAYGNTHMAPIHLQEALKVVKNGDIWLYPDFIQTMIQTLASQKTSLHVRHDLLEKLSHKEREVALLIKEGLSNKEIATREGTTERTVKAHLSSIYEKIGVKDRLALALLL, encoded by the coding sequence ATGGTAATCCTTTACTCTTCTCATCCTGAAGTTATTCAATCATGGCAAAGTGCTTTAAAATCTGAAGAAATTCATATATGTCATCATGAAAAAGCACTCTTATCACTTTTACAGACTGTAACATCTAATGTTGTTTTATTGCTTGAAGAGAGACATTATGATGATGATGGTATGGAAGGTTTTCTAGATTTGTTACAAACAGAATATCCTTATGTTAAAACAATGGTCTTTAGTCACAAGCCAAACTACACACAAGGCTCTATATTTTTGAAGTTTGGTATCAAAGCTTATGGTAATACACATATGGCACCTATTCACCTTCAAGAGGCGTTGAAAGTTGTGAAGAATGGTGACATTTGGCTCTATCCTGATTTTATTCAAACAATGATTCAAACACTCGCGTCACAAAAAACATCTCTACATGTTAGGCATGATTTGCTAGAAAAGCTCTCTCATAAAGAACGTGAAGTGGCTCTTTTAATTAAAGAAGGACTTAGTAACAAAGAGATTGCTACACGTGAAGGTACTACTGAGCGCACGGTTAAGGCACACCTTAGTTCCATCTACGAAAAAATTGGTGTAAAAGATCGTTTAGCTCTTGCACTGCTTCTCTAA
- a CDS encoding type I secretion system permease/ATPase, whose translation MESQVEVKPTYKLDPLLSCLVLFTKLYNVPYSAEALMAGLPIENGFSSVELFSLKGGSKSLFSRAAKRAGFLTKLVQKDLSDLSPLILPCILLLKNRGAVILESFDESHKKAKIIHPDMGEGENWVNVETLEQEYLGFCFLLKKEFMSQEGRDKVLENAGSNWFWGTLVRSKQIYFDVILASFVVNLFVLASPLFTMNVYDRVIPNNATETLWVLSLGLFVVYILDIVLKFVRSYFLEIAGKKSDVIMSSILFEKVMDLKMAARPKSVGAFASNLRDFDAIRNFFTSSTLTALIDLPFALMFLVVIHFIAGNLMFVPLVLTWIILLYTFMVKNPLQQSIQSTYAASAIKNGILIESLNAIETIKTLSAGGHAQWKWEEASGEIANRGLKSKVLSNSITTITSFLVQLNTVIVILIGVYMIKEVELTMGGLIAAVILSSRAIAPMGQVAALIANFEQTRTAYRALDNIMQLPVERPEGKKFVRRERFTGRIEFKNVSFAYPESNKHALENISFKINAGEKVGILGRNGSGKTTVEKLILGLYAPDSGSVLIDGIDINQIDPVDLRKNIGYVPQDVVLFHGTVRENIVYKAPYVDDETILKVAKIGGVDEFVDGHPLGFDMPVLERGDGVSGGQRQSIAIARAFLVNAPIMLLDEPTNSLDNTSEGRIKHLLHEAIKDKTTILVTHKMSLLDLVDRLIVIDNGQILLDGKKEDVLAKLGGAKQP comes from the coding sequence ATGGAATCACAAGTCGAAGTTAAACCTACCTATAAACTCGATCCATTATTGTCGTGTTTAGTTCTTTTTACTAAACTCTACAATGTCCCTTATAGCGCAGAAGCGCTCATGGCAGGCTTGCCTATTGAAAATGGATTTAGTTCTGTGGAACTTTTTTCTCTTAAAGGTGGCTCCAAATCACTTTTCTCACGTGCAGCAAAGCGTGCAGGATTTCTTACAAAGTTGGTACAAAAAGATCTCTCCGATCTTTCTCCATTGATTTTACCTTGTATATTGCTTCTGAAAAATCGTGGAGCTGTTATTTTAGAGAGTTTTGATGAATCACATAAAAAAGCAAAGATTATTCATCCCGATATGGGAGAGGGCGAAAATTGGGTTAATGTAGAGACATTAGAGCAAGAGTATTTAGGATTTTGTTTTCTCCTTAAAAAAGAGTTTATGTCTCAAGAAGGTAGAGATAAGGTTTTAGAAAATGCCGGAAGCAATTGGTTCTGGGGAACATTGGTGCGTTCTAAACAGATCTATTTTGATGTTATTTTGGCTTCATTTGTGGTAAATCTTTTTGTCTTAGCCAGTCCATTGTTTACGATGAATGTTTACGATAGAGTCATCCCAAACAATGCAACAGAGACATTGTGGGTACTCTCCTTAGGTCTGTTTGTTGTGTATATTTTAGACATTGTTTTAAAGTTTGTGCGTTCTTACTTTCTTGAAATTGCAGGCAAAAAAAGTGATGTCATTATGTCATCTATCCTCTTTGAAAAAGTAATGGACCTCAAGATGGCGGCACGACCAAAATCTGTTGGTGCCTTCGCAAGCAATTTGCGTGATTTTGACGCTATACGCAACTTCTTTACATCCTCAACGTTAACAGCTTTGATTGACTTGCCTTTTGCACTGATGTTTTTAGTGGTGATCCACTTTATTGCTGGTAATTTGATGTTTGTACCTCTTGTCTTAACATGGATTATTTTACTCTATACCTTTATGGTCAAAAACCCATTACAGCAAAGTATCCAAAGTACCTATGCAGCTTCTGCTATAAAAAATGGTATTTTGATAGAGAGCCTGAATGCCATCGAGACGATTAAAACACTCTCGGCTGGTGGACATGCTCAGTGGAAGTGGGAAGAGGCCAGTGGTGAGATTGCTAATCGTGGTCTAAAATCTAAAGTTTTATCGAACTCTATTACGACTATTACCTCTTTTTTAGTTCAGCTCAATACCGTCATTGTCATTTTAATTGGCGTTTATATGATCAAAGAGGTTGAATTGACCATGGGTGGGCTTATTGCCGCTGTGATTTTATCTTCACGTGCGATTGCTCCTATGGGACAGGTTGCTGCACTCATTGCCAATTTTGAGCAGACACGTACAGCATACAGAGCACTTGATAACATTATGCAACTTCCTGTTGAAAGACCTGAAGGCAAAAAATTTGTCAGACGTGAGCGCTTTACAGGACGTATTGAGTTTAAAAATGTCTCTTTTGCGTATCCCGAGAGCAATAAACATGCTTTGGAAAATATCTCGTTTAAAATCAATGCGGGAGAAAAAGTGGGTATCTTAGGGCGTAATGGCTCAGGTAAAACAACTGTTGAAAAACTCATTTTAGGGCTTTATGCACCCGATAGCGGTTCTGTTTTAATTGATGGGATTGATATCAATCAGATTGATCCTGTTGATTTGCGTAAAAACATCGGTTATGTACCACAAGACGTAGTGTTATTTCACGGTACAGTACGTGAAAACATCGTCTATAAAGCGCCTTATGTGGATGATGAGACCATCTTAAAAGTAGCAAAAATTGGTGGTGTTGATGAGTTTGTCGATGGACATCCTTTAGGGTTTGATATGCCAGTTTTGGAAAGAGGAGATGGTGTCTCAGGAGGACAGAGACAAAGTATCGCCATTGCAAGAGCATTTTTAGTGAATGCACCTATTATGCTTTTAGATGAACCAACCAATTCATTGGATAACACTTCTGAGGGACGCATAAAACACCTTTTACACGAAGCAATTAAAGATAAAACCACTATTTTGGTAACGCACAAAATGTCCCTTCTAGATTTGGTTGATCGTTTAATTGTCATAGACAATGGTCAAATTCTCTTAGATGGCAAAAAAGAGGATGTTTTAGCGAAACTGGGTGGAGCGAAACAGCCATGA
- a CDS encoding transglutaminase-like cysteine peptidase, whose translation MRQKLFLLIALVVVLTLYAGQEFFTQEVLKKVEVKYGGQAKRRVEALNGLMLSLQASPEPEKLEKVNNFFNQMRFASDEEVWHQKDYWATRMEFIGKGAGDCEDFVIAKYFTLKQLGISTNKLFFTYVKAVKYQQSHMVLTYFETPTSVPLVLDNINFKILPATQRSDLIPVYSFNGDALYLAKQQGLGQIVPSGMEKNKKWFELVDKIRREGL comes from the coding sequence ATGCGCCAAAAGCTCTTCTTACTCATAGCGTTAGTCGTTGTCTTAACGCTGTATGCGGGGCAAGAGTTTTTTACGCAAGAAGTACTAAAAAAAGTAGAAGTAAAATACGGAGGACAAGCGAAGCGAAGAGTTGAAGCCCTTAATGGGCTGATGCTGTCGCTTCAGGCCTCCCCAGAGCCTGAGAAGCTTGAGAAGGTCAATAATTTCTTTAATCAGATGCGTTTTGCCTCTGATGAAGAAGTGTGGCATCAAAAAGATTATTGGGCGACACGTATGGAATTTATCGGTAAAGGTGCAGGAGATTGTGAGGACTTTGTGATAGCTAAGTACTTTACATTAAAGCAGCTTGGAATTTCCACGAATAAGCTTTTTTTTACGTACGTTAAAGCTGTCAAATACCAACAATCGCATATGGTGTTGACCTATTTTGAAACACCAACTTCTGTTCCTCTTGTTCTTGATAATATCAATTTTAAGATTCTACCAGCAACGCAAAGGAGCGATTTGATCCCCGTTTATAGTTTTAACGGTGATGCCCTCTACCTTGCTAAACAACAGGGGTTAGGACAAATTGTACCTTCTGGGATGGAAAAAAATAAAAAATGGTTTGAGTTGGTAGATAAGATAAGGAGAGAAGGGTTATGA
- a CDS encoding TolC family outer membrane protein: protein MNLAKILSLVVISLPVVAFSLTLEEGAKTILSSSPKVKESVENFNGVKKEYNIAENGYLPTLDLVSSYGHETIKEPGSTKISSTMDETSLVLNQNLFNGFATENAIKQQKSRLEAASYGVTEKADRTLLSFANAYIMLLKHKELLALAQENVKTHEAIYKQIKERSDSGFGRLSETQQAGSRFTLARSNLIAQENNYRDAISTFEKLYGQKVDADELIKPDFTSVIPANFEKINEKSFTCNPSIKVQEANVRLASALYEGSKSAFYPKVDFEVAGTVGHDIDGLDGRKESTSALLKLRYNLYNKGADMLNKEKYAILMIKEKETLGTLERDLKESVKFSWESYESTQKRIAFLKEHRDFSKETLTAYQQEFAIGKRDLINLLDAEGEYYSARQALAEAEATLMYARYRLLDNMGVITDYFEPSFAQMYDVQSCSHRSVSF from the coding sequence ATGAATCTCGCAAAAATATTATCTTTGGTGGTCATTAGTCTTCCAGTAGTTGCTTTTTCCTTAACATTAGAGGAAGGCGCAAAAACAATTCTCTCCTCAAGTCCAAAAGTGAAAGAGAGCGTGGAGAATTTTAATGGTGTGAAAAAAGAGTACAACATTGCAGAGAATGGGTATCTTCCAACACTGGATTTAGTAAGTTCGTACGGGCACGAGACTATTAAAGAACCAGGTTCAACGAAGATCTCTAGTACTATGGATGAAACGTCCTTAGTTTTAAATCAAAATCTTTTTAATGGTTTTGCAACAGAAAATGCGATTAAACAACAAAAAAGTAGGCTTGAGGCAGCATCATATGGTGTTACTGAAAAAGCAGATAGAACGTTACTTTCTTTTGCAAATGCCTATATTATGCTGTTAAAACATAAAGAATTGCTCGCTTTAGCGCAGGAAAATGTTAAAACACATGAAGCGATTTATAAACAGATCAAAGAGCGTTCGGATTCTGGTTTTGGACGTCTTTCTGAAACACAACAAGCAGGAAGTAGATTTACTCTTGCTAGGTCCAATCTCATAGCACAAGAGAATAACTACAGAGATGCGATTTCGACATTTGAAAAGCTTTATGGTCAAAAAGTAGATGCAGATGAGTTGATCAAACCAGACTTTACATCAGTCATCCCTGCAAATTTTGAGAAAATTAATGAAAAAAGCTTTACATGTAATCCTTCCATTAAGGTTCAAGAAGCGAATGTAAGACTTGCAAGTGCTTTGTACGAAGGGTCTAAATCTGCTTTTTATCCAAAAGTTGACTTTGAAGTTGCTGGAACTGTTGGTCATGACATCGATGGACTTGATGGACGTAAAGAGAGCACATCGGCACTGTTAAAGCTTCGTTATAACCTTTACAACAAAGGTGCTGACATGCTTAACAAAGAGAAATATGCCATCTTGATGATTAAAGAGAAAGAGACATTAGGAACATTAGAGCGTGATCTCAAAGAGAGTGTTAAATTTTCATGGGAGAGTTATGAATCAACTCAAAAACGTATTGCGTTCCTAAAAGAGCATAGAGATTTCAGTAAAGAGACTCTTACTGCATATCAACAAGAGTTTGCGATCGGTAAGCGCGATCTTATCAACCTTTTGGATGCTGAGGGTGAGTACTACTCTGCTAGACAAGCTTTAGCAGAAGCAGAAGCAACTTTGATGTATGCTAGATACAGACTTTTAGATAACATGGGTGTTATTACAGATTACTTTGAACCATCTTTTGCTCAAATGTATGATGTTCAGTCATGTTCTCATAGAAGCGTTTCATTTTAA
- a CDS encoding HlyD family type I secretion periplasmic adaptor subunit, which yields MKKYYDENDLEFMSSLSEAVLQKAPSSSRKILWVIAIAVFWVILWASIAEVDELTRGEGKVIPTQQLQVIQNLEGGIVSEILVKEGDNVKKGQVLLRIDDKNFASSFGESRLRYVELKAKSMRLEAEANAQPFSINNDTSPEMQKQIAYEKSLYDSNQEQLLKNIQILQEQARQKENELTELESKVSQLQNSYELVKRELSIMEPLVKKGLVSEMEFLQLKRQTNNIQGELQTTRLAIPRVQSAILEVKSKRGEAELNFKNRAKKELNEAVAEMSRLQEVHTSLEDRVQRTLVRAPVDGTIKQLLVNTVSGVVKPGMNILEIVPTEDTLLIEAKIKPSDVAFLRLGLDATVKFTAYDFSIYGGLKGKLVFISADTITNDRGESYYLVHIKTDKNHLGTPEKPLALMVGMTTTVDILTGKKTVLDYLLKPILKAKQNALRER from the coding sequence ATGAAAAAATATTATGATGAAAATGATTTAGAGTTTATGTCGAGTCTTAGTGAGGCAGTGTTGCAAAAAGCACCGAGTTCTTCTCGTAAGATTCTGTGGGTTATAGCGATTGCTGTATTTTGGGTTATTCTTTGGGCAAGTATTGCTGAAGTGGATGAATTAACAAGAGGCGAAGGAAAAGTTATTCCGACACAACAGTTGCAGGTGATTCAAAACTTGGAGGGTGGAATTGTCTCTGAAATTCTTGTCAAAGAGGGTGATAACGTTAAAAAAGGGCAAGTTCTTCTTAGAATTGATGATAAAAATTTTGCAAGTTCCTTTGGTGAGAGCAGACTACGCTATGTTGAGTTAAAAGCAAAATCGATGAGGCTTGAAGCAGAAGCCAATGCCCAACCATTTTCTATCAATAACGATACAAGTCCAGAAATGCAAAAGCAAATCGCATATGAAAAAAGTTTATACGACTCTAATCAAGAACAATTGTTAAAAAATATTCAAATTTTGCAAGAACAAGCACGACAAAAAGAGAATGAGCTTACGGAGTTAGAATCCAAAGTATCGCAATTACAAAATAGTTACGAGTTGGTAAAACGAGAGCTATCTATCATGGAACCACTTGTTAAAAAAGGATTGGTTTCTGAGATGGAATTTTTACAGTTAAAGCGCCAAACCAATAATATTCAAGGTGAATTGCAAACAACAAGACTTGCTATCCCAAGAGTTCAATCAGCCATTTTAGAAGTAAAAAGTAAACGTGGTGAGGCTGAGCTAAATTTTAAAAATCGTGCTAAAAAAGAGCTCAATGAAGCTGTTGCTGAAATGTCTCGTCTTCAAGAAGTGCATACTAGCTTAGAAGATAGGGTACAAAGAACACTTGTTCGCGCTCCAGTTGATGGGACGATTAAACAATTGCTGGTCAATACTGTTTCAGGCGTTGTCAAACCTGGTATGAATATTTTGGAAATTGTACCAACCGAAGATACGCTTTTAATAGAGGCAAAAATTAAGCCTTCTGATGTTGCTTTTTTAAGGCTCGGTCTTGATGCAACGGTCAAATTTACAGCCTATGATTTTTCAATTTATGGCGGACTTAAAGGTAAATTGGTCTTTATCAGCGCAGATACTATTACGAATGATAGAGGAGAAAGTTATTATTTGGTACATATTAAAACCGATAAAAATCATCTAGGAACACCTGAAAAACCATTGGCATTGATGGTTGGTATGACCACAACGGTTGATATTTTAACAGGTAAAAAAACCGTTTTAGATTATTTGCTCAAACCAATTTTAAAAGCCAAACAGAATGCATTGAGGGAGCGTTGA
- a CDS encoding winged helix-turn-helix domain-containing protein — protein MKVFLLEPDGELADSMDVYLNSLRLKMKIKKVKNEEALFAEDVSLLPTYALFILNLKNPVDPTIMHYLREHGVDVPILLIIESTFDTKDFKTLYYLSYDDMIVKPFTPQEIAFRIYKLCDIWNDDTFFVTKDVYFDFKHAKFVNRDEEVILGRKEALLLKLLFMKSHHVVSSHEIEYYVYQDEAVSEERIRSLIRQLRAKLLPFHFIETVKGEGYKIIDTKIEEPSSVKEVSRSAIMSGLCLPWLPLADCSLFLL, from the coding sequence GTGAAAGTTTTTCTTCTTGAACCAGATGGAGAGTTAGCCGATAGTATGGATGTATATTTAAATAGTTTACGTCTCAAAATGAAAATAAAAAAAGTGAAAAACGAAGAAGCTCTCTTTGCCGAAGATGTTTCACTTTTGCCTACTTATGCTCTATTCATCCTCAATCTTAAAAATCCTGTAGATCCAACGATAATGCATTATTTACGAGAACATGGGGTGGATGTACCGATCTTATTGATTATTGAATCCACTTTTGATACTAAAGATTTTAAAACACTCTACTATCTTTCTTATGATGACATGATAGTAAAGCCCTTTACACCGCAAGAAATTGCGTTTAGAATTTATAAACTGTGCGATATTTGGAATGACGATACATTCTTTGTAACCAAAGATGTCTATTTTGATTTTAAACATGCAAAGTTTGTAAATCGCGATGAAGAGGTTATTTTAGGGAGAAAAGAGGCATTATTGCTCAAATTACTCTTTATGAAGTCTCATCATGTTGTCTCTTCTCATGAAATCGAGTACTATGTTTATCAAGATGAGGCAGTAAGTGAAGAGCGCATTAGATCTTTAATCAGGCAGTTACGCGCTAAATTATTGCCTTTTCATTTTATTGAAACGGTTAAAGGGGAGGGCTATAAAATCATCGATACAAAGATAGAAGAGCCTTCTTCCGTTAAAGAGGTAAGCCGTAGTGCCATCATGAGTGGTTTATGCTTACCATGGTTACCATTAGCGGATTGTAGTCTTTTCCTATTATGA
- a CDS encoding LapD/MoxY N-terminal periplasmic domain-containing protein produces the protein MTLFKQIIIVLSIFQTLIFGAVMWFNFNSSNEYVKQQAYTDALHTANSLGLSISSIATEEDTSMAETMINSVFDSGYYEKIILENMNKEVLVDKIQKVIVADVPDWFVKYIKVETPIATSQIMLGWTPYGILSVQLNSGHAYRQLWTIFKEVLAVFIVVSIIGFFCLQLILTIVLKPLKRVKEQAEAILESDFIIQRDIPFTEELKNVVFAMNSMVKKVKEIFEKEAEAVRLYHELLYQDTVTKMYNRRYFNIKLQEYLSSEAKNAQGALILVSLNDFERLKSELGYQKSEAFIKEMAACITTAIHNQKEYVSAKLNDTDFAILAPASSQASFDLLCEEINTMVKNLTKHYELNEKEHFINIGYAKYYAKSDSKELFSKADFALSSSKAKGAFSINSFIEETGENQLLLGKEAWTQELKSAMDQKRFKLAYQNVVAINNVSDVFQSEFFLRLQDYNGHLHNAGYFMPMVMELKLGALLDHYVIARSIEVLKEQLFTSKSICINLGKDIFMQSNDWAWLEDSVESFKKVGLEELYFEMPSSVDMPIEILVKFSKYLRNFGYGFGIDNFAINSESLLAIQHINPDYIKIQASYMIDLFGETGLDAPNRSLGIITDSMEIKVIATNVENNEQRDKLQKMGIKYIQGSFIAEPKIIG, from the coding sequence ATGACACTTTTTAAGCAGATCATTATTGTTTTGTCTATATTTCAAACATTGATTTTTGGTGCTGTGATGTGGTTTAACTTTAACAGCTCAAATGAATATGTGAAACAACAAGCCTATACTGATGCATTGCATACAGCAAATTCGCTTGGCTTGTCTATTAGTTCTATTGCGACCGAAGAAGACACCTCCATGGCTGAAACGATGATTAATTCGGTGTTTGATAGTGGTTATTATGAAAAAATTATCCTCGAAAATATGAATAAAGAAGTTTTAGTAGATAAGATTCAAAAGGTCATTGTTGCAGATGTGCCTGATTGGTTTGTGAAGTATATCAAAGTAGAAACACCTATAGCGACATCTCAAATTATGCTTGGTTGGACACCTTATGGTATTCTCTCCGTACAACTCAATAGTGGGCATGCGTATCGTCAGTTATGGACGATTTTTAAAGAAGTGCTTGCTGTCTTTATTGTTGTTTCTATCATTGGATTTTTCTGTTTACAGTTGATTTTAACGATTGTATTAAAACCACTCAAACGTGTGAAAGAGCAAGCCGAAGCTATTTTGGAGAGCGATTTTATTATTCAGCGCGATATTCCTTTTACGGAAGAGCTTAAAAATGTTGTTTTTGCTATGAACAGTATGGTGAAAAAAGTCAAAGAAATTTTTGAAAAAGAGGCTGAGGCTGTTCGTCTCTACCATGAACTTCTATACCAAGACACAGTTACTAAAATGTATAACCGTCGTTATTTCAACATCAAATTACAAGAGTATCTCTCCAGTGAAGCGAAAAATGCGCAAGGTGCTCTTATTTTAGTCTCATTAAATGATTTTGAACGACTCAAAAGTGAGCTTGGGTATCAAAAGAGTGAAGCGTTTATCAAAGAGATGGCTGCGTGCATTACGACGGCTATTCATAATCAAAAAGAGTATGTCAGCGCAAAACTCAATGATACTGATTTTGCTATTTTGGCTCCTGCTTCTTCACAAGCATCGTTTGATCTTTTGTGTGAAGAGATCAATACGATGGTGAAAAATCTAACAAAACATTATGAGCTCAATGAAAAAGAGCACTTTATAAACATTGGCTATGCCAAATACTACGCAAAATCAGACTCCAAAGAGCTCTTCTCAAAAGCAGATTTTGCACTCTCTTCGTCTAAGGCTAAAGGTGCATTTAGCATTAACAGCTTTATCGAAGAAACAGGTGAGAACCAACTTCTTCTTGGCAAAGAAGCATGGACACAAGAGCTTAAAAGTGCTATGGATCAAAAACGATTTAAACTTGCTTATCAAAATGTTGTGGCGATCAATAACGTTTCTGACGTTTTCCAGAGTGAATTTTTCCTAAGACTGCAAGATTACAATGGGCATCTCCATAATGCAGGGTATTTTATGCCAATGGTTATGGAATTAAAGCTCGGTGCGCTTTTAGATCATTATGTGATTGCAAGAAGTATTGAAGTGTTAAAAGAGCAATTATTTACCTCAAAATCAATCTGTATTAACCTTGGTAAAGATATTTTCATGCAAAGCAATGATTGGGCATGGTTGGAAGACAGTGTTGAAAGTTTTAAAAAAGTCGGGCTTGAAGAGCTCTATTTTGAGATGCCAAGTTCTGTAGATATGCCGATTGAAATTCTGGTCAAATTTTCTAAATACTTACGTAATTTTGGCTATGGATTTGGTATTGATAATTTTGCGATCAACAGTGAGAGTCTTCTTGCAATTCAGCACATTAATCCAGATTACATCAAAATTCAAGCCTCCTATATGATTGATCTTTTTGGCGAAACTGGCTTAGATGCTCCAAATCGAAGTCTTGGCATTATCACCGATAGTATGGAAATTAAAGTGATTGCAACCAATGTTGAAAACAATGAGCAACGAGACAAATTGCAAAAAATGGGTATTAAGTATATCCAAGGCAGTTTTATTGCAGAACCTAAAATTATAGGATAG